In Vibrio tritonius, the following are encoded in one genomic region:
- a CDS encoding NupC/NupG family nucleoside CNT transporter: MQSVFHFCLAIAVIFALALLVSYDRKQIKIRYIIQLVVIEVLLAWFLLNSKAGVVAVASFASLFDELMKFAGEGSDFVFGNMSKQGLAFVFLNVLCPIIFISALIGILQHFRILPWIIRIVGTVLSKINGMGKLESFNAVSSLLLGQSENFIAYKGILGQQSPRRMYTMAATAMSTVSMSIVGAYMSMIEARYVVVALILNMFSTFILLSIINPYDASEEPEPELSDLHEKQSFFEMLGDYILAGFRVAMIVAAMLIGFIALIAALNALFSAVIGLSFQELMGYVFYPLAWIIGIPSQDALQAGSIMATKLVSNEFVAMLQLKEIAAEFAPRSLGILSVFLVSFANFASIGIVAGAIKGVDENQGNIVSRFGFRLVYGSTLVSLLSAAIAGLVM, from the coding sequence ATGCAATCCGTTTTTCATTTCTGTTTGGCTATCGCGGTGATTTTCGCCCTAGCATTATTGGTTAGTTACGACCGTAAACAGATTAAAATTCGTTATATTATTCAGTTAGTTGTTATTGAAGTACTGTTAGCATGGTTCCTGTTGAATTCTAAAGCAGGTGTCGTCGCTGTTGCTTCTTTTGCAAGCCTATTCGATGAGTTGATGAAATTCGCGGGAGAAGGGTCAGATTTTGTTTTTGGTAACATGAGCAAGCAAGGCCTAGCTTTTGTGTTCTTAAACGTACTGTGCCCAATTATCTTCATTTCAGCTTTGATCGGTATTTTGCAGCATTTCCGTATCCTCCCTTGGATCATTCGTATCGTGGGTACCGTGCTCTCAAAAATTAACGGCATGGGTAAACTGGAATCGTTTAACGCGGTCAGCTCTTTGCTGCTGGGGCAATCAGAAAACTTTATTGCCTATAAGGGCATATTGGGTCAGCAATCACCACGTCGCATGTACACCATGGCTGCAACAGCGATGTCTACGGTGTCCATGTCCATCGTTGGCGCGTATATGTCCATGATCGAAGCCCGCTACGTTGTAGTCGCGCTGATTTTGAACATGTTCAGCACTTTTATTTTACTATCGATCATCAACCCATACGATGCTAGCGAAGAGCCAGAACCAGAACTGAGTGACCTGCATGAAAAACAAAGTTTCTTTGAGATGCTTGGCGATTACATTCTCGCTGGTTTTCGTGTTGCGATGATTGTTGCCGCGATGTTGATCGGTTTTATCGCACTGATTGCTGCGCTAAACGCTCTGTTCTCAGCAGTGATTGGTCTTAGCTTCCAAGAGTTAATGGGGTATGTCTTCTACCCACTAGCTTGGATCATCGGCATTCCTAGCCAAGATGCACTGCAAGCAGGCAGCATCATGGCAACCAAATTGGTATCGAATGAGTTCGTTGCCATGCTGCAACTAAAAGAGATTGCTGCAGAGTTTGCGCCACGAAGCTTAGGTATTTTGTCGGTATTCCTTGTTTCATTTGCTAACTTTGCATCCATTGGTATCGTTGCAGGCGCCATCAAAGGTGTAGACGAAAACCAAGGCAACATCGTTTCACGTTTTGGTTTCCGCTTAGTGTACGGTTCTACTCTGGTAAGCTTATTATCCGCCGCTATCGCCGGCTTAGTAATGTAA
- a CDS encoding PqiC family protein, with protein sequence MRRLLPRLSLISRFITTGALLVALVGCSTSAPPAQEYLLMSQAAPALKTDYHAKVVVPTVEIPLYLAGNGIVLVSEQGQVSRARQNLWAEPLDSQLQRLALNRLEQRLPGAHWLTPFDLNSAQANQLLINVARFDASPDGKITIHGQWLLQSSTGNIVQCGRFAHSDTLAAQGYQAMANALANNWLHEVIDPIAQSLIKPDSEPTDCR encoded by the coding sequence ATGCGCCGTTTGCTTCCCCGCTTGAGTTTAATAAGCCGCTTCATCACCACTGGAGCACTACTTGTGGCACTTGTAGGTTGTTCAACTTCTGCACCACCAGCACAGGAATATCTCCTGATGAGCCAAGCGGCGCCTGCGCTAAAAACAGATTATCACGCTAAGGTTGTGGTGCCGACAGTGGAAATACCACTCTATTTAGCCGGTAACGGCATTGTGTTAGTGAGCGAACAGGGCCAAGTCAGTCGTGCTCGTCAAAATCTCTGGGCCGAACCGTTAGACAGCCAGTTACAACGGTTGGCACTCAATCGACTAGAACAACGCCTACCCGGGGCTCACTGGTTAACACCATTTGACCTCAATTCAGCCCAAGCCAATCAATTGCTGATCAATGTTGCGCGTTTTGATGCCAGTCCCGATGGAAAAATCACCATTCATGGGCAATGGTTGCTACAAAGCTCCACAGGGAATATCGTCCAATGTGGCCGTTTTGCTCACAGTGATACGTTAGCGGCTCAAGGCTACCAAGCCATGGCTAATGCCTTAGCCAACAACTGGCTTCATGAAGTAATCGATCCCATTGCTCAATCCCTAATTAAGCCTGATAGTGAACCCACAGATTGTCGTTAA
- the pqiB gene encoding intermembrane transport protein PqiB, whose protein sequence is MTEPTLQSRPTTRFSFNPVWVVPLLALFVAAWMLYQDWDSQGPQVTIVANNADGIEAGKTKVKVHNVDIGEVTQVRLSDDFEHAIITIDLHKGSDKLLRQDTKFWVIKPRVGTAGISGLGTLLSGAYIEAEPGTDGDAKSQYTMLAQPPLATADDKGLRLQLVSKDIPKMTVGTPVHFHGFDVGHIEDVNFDPQKQNITYRLFIRAPFDTLVNDAVQFWVTPGLAIQSTSKGIAVKMDSLETLIAGGISFGTTEANAVGKPVKDMTSFTLYGSKEQATDNRYTQAIPFIFLFDGNIGGLEAGAPIEFRGVRIGTVQQVPFQGISIRDWSATMLNPVLPVLGRIEPQRLSNISTGDDMNINDWHQLLDNAIKRGFRASLTTSNILTGSKIISVDFDTHAKPVSKQQVAGFPVFPSVPNSFDNLGQKFSTLLDKLNELPLNDTMNSLDKTLQSANDTLNTLNRVSKQIDTLLAEPHTQQLPEQLTLSLQDLQRTLKTYQEEGAVGSQLQKSLGTLERTLNDLQPVLRQLQQKPNALIFESNAAPDTIPSKGEQ, encoded by the coding sequence TTGACTGAGCCTACATTGCAGTCGCGTCCAACGACTCGCTTTAGTTTTAATCCGGTGTGGGTGGTTCCCCTACTGGCACTCTTTGTGGCCGCTTGGATGCTTTATCAAGACTGGGATAGCCAAGGCCCACAAGTCACCATTGTAGCCAACAATGCGGATGGTATTGAAGCGGGCAAAACCAAAGTGAAAGTGCATAATGTCGATATTGGTGAAGTGACTCAAGTGCGACTCAGTGACGACTTTGAACACGCAATCATCACCATTGATTTGCATAAAGGCTCAGACAAATTGCTGCGCCAGGATACTAAGTTCTGGGTGATCAAACCGCGGGTCGGTACAGCCGGGATTAGCGGCTTAGGTACACTACTGTCTGGGGCTTATATTGAAGCTGAACCAGGCACTGACGGCGATGCAAAATCTCAATACACCATGTTGGCACAACCTCCGCTCGCCACCGCCGACGACAAAGGGCTTCGATTACAATTAGTAAGCAAAGACATTCCAAAAATGACGGTGGGAACACCGGTGCATTTTCACGGTTTTGACGTTGGCCATATTGAAGATGTGAATTTCGATCCACAAAAACAGAACATCACCTATCGCCTATTTATTCGGGCACCGTTTGATACGCTGGTAAATGATGCCGTGCAGTTTTGGGTCACTCCCGGGCTTGCCATTCAAAGCACATCAAAAGGTATCGCGGTTAAAATGGACTCACTTGAAACCCTCATAGCTGGCGGCATCTCGTTTGGAACAACTGAAGCTAATGCTGTCGGCAAACCAGTAAAAGACATGACCAGTTTCACACTCTACGGGTCAAAAGAACAAGCAACTGATAACCGCTACACCCAAGCCATCCCATTCATTTTTCTATTCGATGGCAACATTGGTGGCCTTGAAGCTGGAGCGCCGATTGAGTTTCGAGGTGTTCGTATCGGGACGGTTCAGCAAGTACCATTCCAAGGCATAAGCATTCGTGATTGGAGCGCCACCATGCTTAATCCTGTGTTACCTGTACTCGGTCGTATTGAACCACAACGTTTAAGCAACATCAGCACAGGTGATGACATGAATATTAACGATTGGCATCAACTGCTAGATAACGCGATTAAACGCGGTTTTCGCGCCAGCTTAACTACCAGCAATATTTTAACCGGGAGCAAAATCATTAGTGTTGACTTTGATACGCATGCCAAACCGGTTAGCAAACAGCAAGTGGCGGGCTTTCCTGTCTTCCCATCGGTTCCTAATAGCTTTGATAACCTAGGACAAAAATTCTCTACCCTACTTGATAAGCTAAATGAGCTACCACTTAATGACACCATGAATTCGTTGGATAAAACGCTGCAAAGTGCGAACGACACCTTAAATACCTTAAATCGAGTCAGTAAACAGATTGATACGCTTCTAGCAGAGCCGCATACTCAGCAGCTACCAGAGCAATTAACACTATCACTGCAAGATCTGCAACGTACGTTGAAAACCTATCAAGAAGAAGGCGCCGTAGGTTCGCAATTGCAAAAAAGTTTAGGGACTTTAGAACGAACGTTAAACGATCTGCAGCCAGTACTGCGTCAATTACAACAAAAACCGAATGCATTGATTTTTGAAAGCAATGCTGCACCGGATACCATTCCGAGTAAAGGAGAACAATAA
- a CDS encoding paraquat-inducible protein A, which yields MCSSTHNAPHPNTLCATTGFNAKSLYVCPHCDWVTSAISDSEQPIDVRCKRCGHRITHQIVHQAVTLKWYALSALLMLAMSMLYSFLGFSAKGVEHRIRFADTIEVLLNNHFVALGILLSLLLILPVIYLLFAIYASASIEHKRTLPGLKFSLRMLWGIEPWLMMDVFLVGILVALIKLHSMAQVEFGLSFWPFCLFVVLLVKTLLLCDRVWLWNSLFPQANPESLQTGVARTQGMTVCNCCGAVSHGLEGYCPRCSTHVQSRTKGHQQKTIALLIASCVMFIPANWFPIMDTAFLGSSHGSTILGGVILLWATGSYPIALVVFIASVVVPIFKILLLSWLCWQSRHQKPRSAKQLQHFYFFTEFIGRWSMIDIFVVAILTALVQLGSLMRIIPGPAIIAFASVVVLTMLAAQSFDPRSFWDTPRSPEDHSTKETSLD from the coding sequence ATTTGTTCGTCAACGCATAACGCGCCGCACCCTAACACTTTATGTGCGACAACCGGCTTCAATGCAAAGTCATTATATGTCTGCCCACATTGTGACTGGGTCACATCTGCTATCTCTGATTCTGAGCAGCCTATTGACGTTCGCTGCAAACGATGTGGGCACCGTATTACCCATCAAATAGTTCATCAAGCGGTAACACTAAAATGGTACGCACTTTCTGCACTATTAATGCTAGCGATGTCGATGCTGTATTCCTTTTTGGGCTTTTCCGCTAAAGGCGTAGAGCATCGTATCCGTTTTGCCGACACCATTGAGGTACTACTGAATAACCATTTCGTCGCTTTGGGTATTTTACTCAGTTTATTGCTGATATTGCCGGTCATCTACCTACTGTTTGCCATCTATGCCAGCGCATCAATCGAACATAAGCGAACCTTACCAGGGCTTAAATTCAGCTTAAGAATGCTGTGGGGAATCGAACCATGGTTAATGATGGATGTTTTTCTTGTCGGTATATTGGTTGCGTTAATAAAATTACATTCAATGGCACAAGTGGAATTTGGACTTTCATTTTGGCCATTCTGTCTATTTGTTGTGCTATTGGTGAAAACGCTTTTGCTGTGCGATAGGGTTTGGCTGTGGAATAGCCTATTTCCACAAGCCAATCCAGAGTCACTGCAAACTGGCGTTGCCCGTACACAAGGGATGACAGTATGCAACTGCTGTGGCGCTGTAAGTCATGGCTTGGAGGGTTATTGCCCGCGTTGCTCCACACATGTCCAATCACGAACAAAAGGCCATCAGCAAAAAACAATTGCCTTACTTATCGCCTCTTGCGTGATGTTTATTCCTGCCAATTGGTTTCCTATTATGGATACGGCGTTTTTGGGCAGCAGTCATGGCTCGACCATTCTCGGCGGCGTGATCTTACTCTGGGCGACAGGCTCTTATCCGATCGCATTAGTGGTCTTTATCGCCAGTGTCGTGGTACCCATTTTTAAAATATTACTGTTGAGCTGGCTTTGCTGGCAAAGCCGTCATCAAAAGCCGCGTTCAGCAAAACAGTTACAGCACTTTTATTTCTTTACTGAATTCATCGGCCGTTGGTCGATGATTGATATTTTTGTGGTCGCTATTTTGACTGCATTAGTCCAACTGGGCAGCCTAATGCGCATCATTCCAGGCCCGGCTATCATCGCCTTTGCTAGCGTTGTCGTTTTGACCATGCTGGCAGCCCAATCGTTTGATCCTCGTTCATTTTGGGATACCCCACGTTCGCCTGAGGATCACTCAACTAAGGAGACTTCTCTTGACTGA
- a CDS encoding putative quinol monooxygenase encodes MSEKTLTCVAVFAAREGKAQQLKEILDNLVIHTRKEPGCLSYEVFTSTENNQRFLVNELYKSKADFEYHSNTPYLKALQRELPKLAEEADIRTY; translated from the coding sequence ATGAGTGAAAAAACTTTAACATGTGTTGCGGTTTTCGCCGCTCGTGAAGGTAAAGCGCAGCAGTTAAAAGAGATATTGGACAACCTTGTTATTCATACCCGTAAAGAGCCGGGATGTTTGTCTTATGAAGTCTTTACGAGCACGGAAAACAACCAACGTTTTTTGGTTAACGAGCTGTATAAAAGCAAAGCGGATTTTGAATATCACTCCAACACACCTTATCTCAAAGCTCTGCAACGCGAACTACCCAAGCTTGCTGAAGAAGCAGATATTCGTACTTACTGA
- a CDS encoding response regulator transcription factor, with protein sequence MFKALLVEDDLDLATALIDYMSLEDIECDYAADGQVGYNLIVSNTYDVIVLDLNLPKIKGLAVCERIRAQGVETPVLMLTACDTLDDKLQGFSHGADDYLVKPFATEELIVRLKALSRRRSGQISKLRVGELELDLTHRQVTRQGTPIKLSPIALKILEVLMREYPSGVSREKIVQTVWGDEQPDSNSLKVHIFNLRKQIDKPGLDPLIQTVPGYGFCLKP encoded by the coding sequence ATGTTTAAAGCCCTTTTAGTCGAGGATGATTTAGATTTAGCGACTGCGTTAATTGACTATATGTCTTTAGAAGACATTGAATGCGATTATGCAGCCGATGGTCAAGTGGGTTATAACCTCATTGTGAGTAATACTTATGATGTGATTGTTCTAGACCTGAATTTGCCGAAGATTAAAGGGTTAGCTGTTTGCGAACGTATTCGTGCTCAAGGTGTTGAAACGCCAGTGTTGATGCTCACTGCATGTGACACTCTGGATGATAAGCTGCAGGGTTTTAGTCATGGCGCGGATGATTACTTAGTTAAACCGTTCGCTACAGAAGAGCTGATTGTGCGTCTCAAAGCATTGTCGCGCCGTCGTAGCGGTCAAATCTCCAAGTTACGAGTGGGAGAGTTAGAGCTTGATCTTACCCACCGCCAAGTTACTCGCCAAGGCACTCCAATCAAACTTTCTCCAATCGCACTGAAAATTTTAGAAGTGTTAATGCGCGAATACCCTTCTGGTGTCTCTCGAGAAAAAATAGTTCAAACGGTGTGGGGTGATGAGCAGCCAGACAGTAACAGCCTCAAAGTTCATATCTTCAATTTACGCAAACAAATTGATAAACCAGGATTAGACCCCCTTATTCAAACCGTGCCCGGATACGGTTTTTGCCTCAAACCATAG
- a CDS encoding sensor histidine kinase encodes MKISRSLKIYFVLSVMAIATVTVVSFSTIAANYFVSGLDISLRYTMLEIAKQVDTSDDKPVEVIGYQLATKWEDVQPEIKRNLSPPVGPLGFQKKMDKSGWFQSPTKAYFVMRFDRANGQTVYISKVFEKLQNDHSKDQFHKEGNSYDMMLILYAFLALAFFAVGLYFMFRHIARPQENLVEWAKSLTPEQLEQPTPDFYFNELNRLAGIIKNSLSSVQVALKREQSFLANASHELRTPIAVVRSNAELMNKLIDKPHSSEILVKKKQVMERILRAGVTMTDLCETLLWLNRREQSELPMGKVSLANMVDQISRDLSYLLRDKAVEVELHIKEGTYELPSTLCRIVISNLIRNAYQHTHTGKVYIEQSGTRVLIVNRDAGEVDSQDQLGFGLGLELTNRIIRQYDWSYDTLDSANGREVTIDFRPLATQLEDHGDSSL; translated from the coding sequence ATGAAGATCAGTCGTAGTCTTAAGATCTATTTTGTGTTGTCGGTTATGGCAATAGCTACCGTAACTGTGGTCAGTTTTTCTACCATTGCAGCCAACTATTTTGTTTCCGGGTTAGATATCAGCTTGCGTTATACCATGTTGGAAATTGCCAAGCAGGTGGATACCAGTGATGATAAGCCAGTTGAGGTCATCGGCTATCAGCTGGCCACCAAATGGGAAGATGTGCAGCCGGAAATTAAACGAAATTTATCACCTCCAGTGGGACCTTTAGGGTTTCAAAAGAAAATGGATAAAAGTGGTTGGTTTCAATCTCCCACAAAAGCTTACTTTGTTATGCGCTTTGATCGAGCTAATGGACAAACAGTCTACATCTCTAAGGTGTTTGAAAAACTGCAAAATGACCATTCGAAAGACCAGTTTCATAAAGAAGGGAACAGCTATGACATGATGTTGATTCTTTATGCATTTTTGGCACTAGCGTTTTTCGCGGTTGGTCTATATTTTATGTTTCGTCATATTGCTCGCCCCCAAGAAAACCTGGTTGAATGGGCAAAATCTTTAACGCCGGAACAACTTGAACAACCCACTCCAGATTTTTATTTTAATGAACTTAATCGGTTAGCAGGTATCATTAAAAACAGTTTGTCGTCGGTACAAGTGGCACTTAAACGCGAACAGAGCTTTTTGGCGAACGCGAGTCACGAACTGCGCACGCCCATTGCGGTTGTGCGCAGTAATGCAGAGTTAATGAATAAGCTTATCGATAAACCTCATTCCAGCGAGATTTTGGTTAAAAAGAAACAGGTCATGGAACGCATTTTACGGGCAGGGGTAACCATGACCGATTTGTGTGAAACCTTGTTATGGCTTAATCGGCGCGAACAGAGTGAATTACCGATGGGCAAAGTAAGTTTAGCGAACATGGTTGACCAAATCAGCCGCGATTTGAGCTATTTATTGCGAGATAAAGCGGTGGAAGTGGAGCTGCACATCAAAGAGGGTACTTATGAGTTACCATCCACCTTGTGTCGTATCGTGATCAGTAACCTTATTCGTAACGCTTATCAACATACACATACGGGCAAAGTGTATATTGAACAAAGTGGTACGCGAGTGCTTATTGTTAACCGCGATGCTGGGGAAGTGGACAGCCAAGACCAGTTAGGCTTTGGTCTAGGATTGGAGTTAACCAACCGCATTATTCGTCAATATGATTGGTCTTACGATACCTTGGACAGTGCGAATGGCCGTGAAGTCACTATCGATTTTAGACCATTGGCTACCCAACTCGAGGATCACGGAGATAGCTCCCTATAG
- a CDS encoding sucrose-specific PTS transporter subunit IIBC produces MNYPVIAKQLLEQLGGKENLQALAHCATRLRLALKDDSVIDEAAIENIEGVKGQFKVAGQYQIIFGSGTVNKVHAELAKLTGMTDMSTKDVAAAGAEKQNLLQRAVKGLSDIFMPIIPAIVAGGLLMGLYNVFTAKGLFIDNLSIIDVHPGLADLASMLNTFANAPFVFLPVLLAFSATKKFGGNPFLGAALGMLMVHPDLLSGWGFGSASVTGDIPTWNIMGFEIQKVGYQGSVLPVLVSCFILAKVEQTFRKFTPSMLDNLVTPLCSILITGFLTFTLVGPITRDAGFLLGDGLSWIYDNVGFIGGGIMGFVYAPFVITGMHNSFIAIETQLLADIARTGGTFIFPIAAMSNVAQGAASLAVAFTTKDAKMKGIALPSGVTALLGITEPAMFGVNLKLRYPFFAAIIGAGVASAFITLYHVKALALGTAGLPGVISIVPDKLSYYVIGMLISIVISFVVTVALGLRHKQKANAKATA; encoded by the coding sequence ATGAACTATCCTGTCATAGCAAAACAACTACTTGAGCAATTGGGCGGCAAAGAAAACCTCCAAGCACTTGCTCACTGTGCTACTCGTTTACGTCTTGCACTGAAAGACGACTCGGTCATTGATGAAGCGGCCATCGAAAATATCGAAGGTGTAAAAGGCCAATTTAAGGTTGCTGGTCAATACCAAATCATTTTTGGTTCAGGAACAGTAAACAAAGTTCATGCAGAGCTGGCTAAATTGACCGGTATGACAGACATGTCAACCAAAGATGTGGCTGCAGCTGGCGCAGAAAAACAAAACTTACTGCAACGCGCAGTGAAAGGGTTATCCGACATTTTCATGCCAATTATTCCAGCCATCGTTGCTGGCGGTTTGTTAATGGGGCTTTATAACGTTTTTACCGCAAAAGGTCTATTTATCGATAACCTATCGATTATCGATGTTCACCCTGGCCTTGCTGATTTGGCAAGCATGCTGAACACCTTTGCTAACGCACCGTTTGTTTTCTTGCCGGTATTGCTTGCTTTCTCCGCAACCAAAAAGTTCGGTGGTAACCCATTCCTCGGTGCCGCTTTAGGGATGTTAATGGTTCACCCAGACCTACTAAGTGGTTGGGGTTTTGGTAGCGCATCCGTCACGGGCGACATTCCAACCTGGAACATTATGGGCTTTGAAATCCAAAAAGTGGGTTATCAAGGTTCCGTTCTTCCAGTATTAGTGAGCTGCTTTATCTTGGCAAAAGTGGAACAAACTTTCCGTAAGTTCACCCCATCAATGCTAGATAACCTAGTTACTCCACTGTGCTCTATCCTTATTACTGGTTTTCTTACTTTTACCTTAGTTGGCCCTATCACTCGTGATGCAGGTTTCCTACTTGGTGATGGCTTGAGCTGGATTTACGATAACGTTGGCTTTATCGGCGGCGGTATCATGGGCTTTGTGTATGCACCATTTGTTATCACTGGCATGCACAACAGCTTTATCGCAATCGAAACGCAACTACTGGCAGATATTGCTCGCACTGGCGGAACCTTTATTTTCCCAATCGCAGCGATGTCTAACGTAGCACAAGGTGCAGCATCACTTGCCGTGGCATTTACCACTAAAGATGCAAAAATGAAAGGGATTGCATTACCATCAGGGGTTACTGCTCTGCTCGGTATTACAGAACCTGCCATGTTTGGTGTGAACTTAAAACTACGTTACCCATTCTTTGCAGCCATCATCGGTGCTGGTGTTGCCAGTGCATTTATCACGCTTTACCACGTAAAAGCATTGGCACTGGGTACAGCAGGTTTGCCAGGTGTTATCTCTATCGTTCCTGACAAACTCAGTTACTACGTGATTGGTATGCTTATCTCTATCGTCATCTCATTTGTTGTGACGGTGGCATTAGGCCTTCGTCACAAACAAAAAGCGAACGCAAAAGCGACAGCTTAA
- a CDS encoding LacI family DNA-binding transcriptional regulator, with translation MASLHDVARLSGVSKSTVSRVINNEYGVKESTKIKVLEAVAQCGYVVNQVAKDLKSQRTNLIGVIVPRVSSHATAQGVDGLTSIFEQAGKHVLLANTHQVHAKELEYIQIFNQKRVEGIVFYATHLDQPLIQAIQGSNVPVVLVGQDGSMYNIPSVVHDDTRVGYEAGVRLISAGCRQIGFVGVQSDDTAVDSLRSQGLEQALQMNQQELLFHVHSDFSIESGYRLTKNILAEYPSLDGLFCATDRLAVGAVKALTESGLVAGEQIKVLGVGNDELAFVSTPSLSTFNYAFDKAGENAAKMLLERIDGRGKEMSKVVLTFQNVVRQTCS, from the coding sequence ATGGCGAGTTTACATGATGTAGCCCGTTTGTCTGGCGTTTCTAAGTCTACGGTGTCACGCGTTATCAACAATGAGTATGGCGTTAAAGAGTCCACTAAAATCAAAGTCTTAGAAGCTGTGGCTCAATGTGGCTATGTAGTTAACCAAGTAGCAAAGGATTTAAAATCACAACGTACTAACCTCATTGGGGTTATCGTGCCACGTGTTTCTTCCCATGCGACAGCGCAGGGTGTGGATGGCTTAACGTCAATTTTCGAGCAGGCAGGAAAGCACGTTTTATTAGCGAATACCCACCAAGTTCACGCTAAAGAATTGGAATATATTCAGATCTTCAATCAAAAACGTGTTGAGGGCATTGTTTTTTACGCAACGCATTTAGATCAACCCTTGATTCAAGCCATTCAAGGTTCGAATGTACCTGTTGTATTGGTGGGTCAAGATGGCTCGATGTATAACATTCCCAGTGTTGTCCATGACGATACTCGAGTAGGCTATGAAGCCGGGGTACGACTCATTTCTGCAGGTTGTCGCCAAATTGGGTTTGTTGGCGTTCAAAGTGATGATACCGCAGTTGATTCCTTGCGTTCACAAGGACTAGAACAGGCGTTACAGATGAATCAGCAAGAGTTGTTGTTTCATGTACACAGTGATTTTTCGATTGAATCTGGCTATCGATTAACAAAAAACATTCTAGCCGAATACCCAAGTTTGGATGGTCTATTTTGTGCAACTGACCGTTTAGCGGTTGGGGCTGTGAAAGCGCTAACTGAATCTGGTCTTGTTGCTGGCGAGCAAATTAAAGTGTTAGGTGTGGGAAACGATGAATTGGCGTTTGTAAGCACCCCTAGCTTGTCTACATTTAACTATGCTTTTGATAAAGCAGGGGAAAATGCAGCTAAAATGCTGTTAGAACGTATTGATGGCCGTGGTAAAGAGATGAGTAAAGTTGTGCTTACCTTCCAAAATGTTGTTCGTCAAACCTGCTCTTAG